Sequence from the Gadus chalcogrammus isolate NIFS_2021 chromosome 21, NIFS_Gcha_1.0, whole genome shotgun sequence genome:
GTCAGCCCGGCGTCCGACACGCAGAATGCCCGCGGCGGCTGTGGTTGTGGCGGCTGTTGCCCCCGGCAGCGGTCCATGGAGCTCTGGCTCCCCAGGTTCCGGGAGGAGGAGCCCCTCTTCTGGTACAGCGTCCTCGCAGCGCGGTAGATGCTCCGGTACAGGACCAGGATGACCGCCATGGGCACGTAGAACGCCCCCAGCGTGGAGTACACCGTGTAGCCCACGTGGTCGTGCCTGATCACACACTGCCCCTCGTCTCCGCCGTCGTCCACGGCGACCGCAGCACGCCCGCCCCCGCGTCTCCAGAACAGCGGCGGCAGGGAGATGAAGACGGAGACGAGCCACGCGGCCGCGATCATGAGGGCCACGCGGCGGGCCGACTTCCTGCGGGCGTACTCGGCGGTTGCCTTGGTGACGGCCCAGTAGCGGTCCAGGGCGATGGCGCAGAGGTGCAGGATGGAGCAGGTGCAGCAGGTCATGTCCACGCTGAGCCAGGCCTCACACGCCGCGCTGCCCAGCCGCCAGGCGCCCGACGCCACGTACAGCGCCGCCGGCGGCATCACCAGCGCCGCCACCAAGAAGTCGGTGAAGGCCAGCGAGCAGATGAGGTAGTTGGCGGGCAGGTGCAGCTTCTTGGTGCTGCAGATGGCGGCCATGACACCGCCGTTGAGGACGGCGGTGGCGAGGGCGAGCGGGGACAGGAAGGCCAAGGCGAACGCCGCCGAGCCCGCGGTGTCGGCGGGCTGGAGCAGCtggggttgggtggaggtgggcggggccgtaGTGTTGGAGGAGGTGTTCTGGAGGAGGATAAACGTGGCGGTGCCTGTGGGGTACGCCAGGTACTCCACCATCGCCATCTCCGTGGTTCGGGAGGCTCAGTGCTCAGTCTGCCAGGAAGAGGGTCAAACGCGTGAGCGGCGGGGTTCAACCTGTGGGCTGCCACCCATCAACGGCTCGCTGGGACTGACCCCAGTTAAGAAACACGCCTCATCAGTTTCCATTGATCCTTAGCGCATTTGAAGACTGAAAAGTAGAAATGTCATTGATGAGCATTACATAGATACAATGTTCATTATGTCATTAATGTAACTCTAAAttaaagttagggttaggtaattTAGTTTAGAAGAATATTTTGTCATATTTGTGGCAATTCTCTTTACATCCCAACAGCAATCAATGAATCGATAATCTGACCAGAAAAGGTAAGAAATCGGATAGAACGGGGGGAAAAGGTACATTGTTGATCCCAGAAAAAATAGTTTGTAGACCCCCACTCCGCCCCCGGTGGGTTGTTCAGACTGGCCTGTAATAAGCCTGTTTAATCATTTCATTCGGCCCGAAAGGAAATAATGGACggcttacctgtctgtctacctagcCGCCCATCTACCTGCTCACGCTGTGCCTGTTCACTCATTGTGCTAAACGGACTCTTCCACAGTGCTAGGCGGACCTACTGATAAAGAGAGGCAGGTGTTCTGGGGGAGAGGCTctggagggaggcctgaagggatGGTGTTGGGACTTTTAGATGGATCGGTGTTTGGATGCGTCCCGGGCAAAAGGTACCTCCTAAAGTGATGAAAAAGTTTCGAACCCCTCCATAGCATATTTTTCAAAATGATAATATGCACGGGCTCTACTGTTGCAGATAAAGCCTATAATTAAATATTACAATCATTCAGTAATATTCTTACAAATGTATTAAAGCCTAGGGGAAAGAACTTAGTAATCTCtgcagtttttgtgtgtgtgctcccttaTCAACTTCCAATTAGTTATGGTTTTCTTGAAGGCACGCCTGAGGTATTATTTGTAGGCTACAAACATTATGCTGGGGTCATGTTGGGGCTTTGGTGAGCTCTGATCCATTACAgcttaggcaaggcaaggcaactttatttatatagcacttttcacacaaggcagactcaaagtgcttcacatataaacattgtcatacaataatataaaataatagataagtaaaagaaaacatatgcaaagtccGTTATTCAAGTCAAATCAATGAGTAATATAAAAAgcttttagaaagtgcaatgtatttaagatttagcagaaagctaaagcaaacataaaagtctacaatcttgttttaaaggtgctcagagttggggcaag
This genomic interval carries:
- the LOC130374976 gene encoding 5-hydroxytryptamine receptor 1E, encoding MAMVEYLAYPTGTATFILLQNTSSNTTAPPTSTQPQLLQPADTAGSAAFALAFLSPLALATAVLNGGVMAAICSTKKLHLPANYLICSLAFTDFLVAALVMPPAALYVASGAWRLGSAACEAWLSVDMTCCTCSILHLCAIALDRYWAVTKATAEYARRKSARRVALMIAAAWLVSVFISLPPLFWRRGGGRAAVAVDDGGDEGQCVIRHDHVGYTVYSTLGAFYVPMAVILVLYRSIYRAARTLYQKRGSSSRNLGSQSSMDRCRGQQPPQPQPPRAFCVSDAGLTTVDTLRAGVRSVSDGELTEGRSQQGGASRRERKAAGILGLILGAFVLCWLPFFLKELLVGLRLAHPSPRVSDVLAWLGYANSLVNPLLYTSFNDDYKRAFRKLLRRKAHA